Proteins co-encoded in one Syngnathoides biaculeatus isolate LvHL_M chromosome 22, ASM1980259v1, whole genome shotgun sequence genomic window:
- the xrcc6 gene encoding X-ray repair cross-complementing protein 6 isoform X2 has translation MAQWNAYFRNEDDDGAQEEGEQPEDYKTTGRDCLIFLVDASKEMFIKGEDGELSNFDMSMQVVRNVYTRKIISSPGDLVALVFYGTKQSKDPTKSFKHVYVYHSLSELGAKRVQQVDALRGEKGALLAAETMGSDETSLCDALWCCANLYRDCKLRLGHKTLLIFTCRDQPHGGDSTKDRQARTQASDLRETGVVIELMHLKKAGGFDVSLFFRDVVTPPEDESDLGLQIEPCEKLEDLQKRVRAKELRKRTIARLNLCLGEGVSVAVGMYSIAVTARKPNAIRLYRESNEPVRSKTRTFHTQTGSLLLPSEIKKAQVYGNKQIVMEREEVDAIKKFDDPGLFLIGFKAMENLKVHHHIRPAVFLYPEEGEVKGSSCLFSALLTKCIERNVFALCRCISRRNYPPRFVALVPQKEELDERKVQTTPPGFNVIFLPFADDLRNLDPPQTLCASQTQVDKMREIVHKLRFKYRSEAFENPVLQQHYRNLEALALDMMAPDDTEDLIMPKVDQIDRRLGPLVQDFKDLVYPADYNPDTKPGAKRKADAGSTAEKKPKVEVSEDEVRAHILKGTLGKMTVPVLKEACKQFGIRTTGTKKQELMDALINQLAT, from the exons ATGGCACAGTGGAACGCCTACTTCCGCAATGAGGATGACGATGGCGCACAGGAGGAGGGAGAGCAACCAGAAG aTTACAAAACCACTGGGAGAGACTGTTTAATTTTCTTGGTGGATGCGTCAAAGGAAATGTTCATCAAAGGAGAGGATGGAGAGCTGTCAAATTTTGACATGAGCATGCAA GTGGTACGCAACGTGTACACCAGGAAGATCATAAGCAGTCCCGGAGACCTTGTAGCATTGGTTTTCTATGGCACCAAGCAGAGCAAAGACCCTACCAAGTCTTTCAAGCATGTCTATGTGTACCACAGCCTGAGTGAACTTG GTGCAAAGCGAGTGCAACAAGTCGACGCACTACGTGGAGAAAAGGGTGCGCTGTTGGCAGCAGAGACCATGGGCAGTGACGAAACGTCATTGTGCGACGCACTGTGGTGTTGTGCCAATCTGTACCGGGACTGCAAGCTACGCCTAGGGCACAAAACCCTCCTCATCTTTACCTGCAGGGATCAACCCCACGGGGGAGACAGTACTAAAGATCGACAGGCTCGCACACAAGCCAGTGACCTCAGAGAGACTG gtgtTGTCATAGAACTAATGCACCTGAAGAAAGCAGGTGGCTTCGACGTCTCCCTCTTCTTCCGTGATGTCGTAACACCACCAGAGGATGAGAGTGACCTGGGCCTGCAGATTGAGCCTTGTGAAAAACTGGAAGATCTCCAGAAGAGAGTGCGGGCCAAGGAGCTGAGAAAGAGAACGATTGCCCG GCTCAATCTGTGTCTCGGTGAGGGCGTAAGTGTCGCCGTCGGAATGTACTCCATCGCAGTGACAGCTCGGAAACCAAACGCCATCAGGCTGTACAGGGAAAGCAACGAGCCGGTCCGGAGCAAAACTCGCACCTTCCATACTCAAACAGGAAGCCTGCTGTTGCCCAGTGAGATAAAGAAAGCCCAG GTGTATGGTAATAAGCAAATAGTGATGGAGAGAGAAGAGGTGGACGCCATCAAGAAGTTTGACGATCCCGGTTTGTTTTTAATCGGATTCAAAGCGATGGAAAATCTCAAAGTGCACCACCATATTCGTCCCGCTGTCTTCCTCTATCCTGAGGAGGGCGAAGTCAAAG GAAGCTCCTGTCTGTTCTCAGCACTCTTGACAAAGTGCATCGAGAGGAACGTCTTTGCTCTGTGTCGCTGCATTTCCCGAAGAAATTATCCGCCTCGATTTGTCGCCTTGGTGCCTCAGAAAGAGGAGCTGGACGAGAGGAAGGTCCAGACGACGCCACCAG GTTTCAATGTCATCTTCCTCCCGTTTGCTGATGATTTGCGGAATCTGGATCCCCCACAGACTCTGTGTGCTTCCCAAACGCAGGTGGACAAGATGAGGGAGATTGTACATAAGCTCCGCTTCAAGTACAG GAGCGAGGCATTTGAGAATCCTGTCCTGCAGCAACACTACAGGAACTTGGAGGCCTTGGCTTTGGATATGATGGCTCCAGACGACACAGAAGACCTCATCA TGCCAAAAGTGGACCAGATTGACCGCCGTCTGGGGCCTCTGGTCCAGGACTTTAAAGATCTTGTCTATCCTGCAGACTATAACCCGGACACCAAACCTGGAGCCAAACGTAAAGCGG ATGCTGGCAGTACAGCAGAGAAGAAGCCCAAAGTGGAGGTTTCGGAAGATGAAGTGAGAGCCCACATACTCAAAGGAACTCTGGGAAAGATGACTGTGCCAGTGCTCAAGGAGGCCTGCAAGCAGTTTGGCATTCGGACCACTGGCACCAAGAAGCAAGAGCTGATGGATGCTCTGATTAACCAACTGGCCACATGA
- the shisa8b gene encoding protein shisa-9: protein MAPVLPPSRHLFFLFYLSSLIIQPAVTQDPSVTTVTVTEDSRFVVPSTLVNNTTPTYVETTQNPLQDTGLSTPSSGGDVDDEDGPPVGGTRCQGYYDVMGQWDPPFNCNAGVFLYCCGTCFYRFCCQFRQQRLDQRICSNYDTPIWANTGKPVAAVTEGQEDQERDRTHLIVYIICGVVAIMVLVGIFTKLGLEKSRGGGPASTAAAPADLNSRTLTDLLKRQGGEVNSLENAVTSSPSGGRANGVSSRMQRSRSEQYHLNNSARGPSGPGLPHSHSNHSTVGLNKYTSLKAVAESASHSYYKSFPLMDFAHYQAPAFQPAPAQPKEKSYIHQHLPSPSNLHAPLSISIPSSHLEHSHLPKTTTHPLLSSSAFKAWEPVGRHVQRQSSAPGSGPTHASHWRHGYSTRRQQSIENMPDLFSQPCGGMYAGGVGGHGMHFHMQPTYYQQANTRKKNYATHSSTEVTV, encoded by the exons ATGGCGCCAGTCCTTCCGCCCTCCCGCcatcttttcttcctcttttaccTCTCTTCCCTAATTATCCAGCCCGCTGTCACTCAAGATCCGTCCGTCACCACGGTGACGGTTACTGAAGACAGCCGCTTCGTGGTGCCTTCCACACTGGTCAACAATACAACTCCCACCTATGTGGAGACCACCCAAAACCCGCTTCAAGACACGGGCTTGTCCACGCCCTCCAGCGGAGGCGATGTGGACGACGAGGACGGGCCCCCTGTTGGCGGGACCCGTTGCCAGGGTTACTACGACGTGATGGGCCAGTGGGACCCGCCCTTCAACTGCAACGCCGGTGTCTTTTTGTACTGCTGCGGTACCTGCTTCTACCGCTTCTGCTGCCAGTTCCGGCAGCAGCGGCTGGACCAACGCATCTGCTCCAACTACGACACGCCCATCTGGGCCAACACCGGCAAGCCCGTGGCCGCCGTCACGGAGGGCCAGGAGGACCAGGAGCGTGACCGCACGCACCTCATCGTCTACATCATCTGCGGCGTGGTGGCCATCATGGTGCTAGTGGGCATTTTCACCAAACTGGGCCTGGAAAAAAGCCGCGGGGGAGGCCCGGCATCCACTGCCGCTGCGCCCGCTGACCTCAACTCCAG GACACTGACTGACCTGCTGAAGCGACAGGGGGGAGAAGTGAACTCACTGGAGAACGCCGTGACCAGTTCGCCCAGCGGAGGCAGGGCCAACGGCGTCTCGTCCAGGATGCAGCGCAGCAGGAGCG AGCAGTACCATCTAAATAACTCCGCCCGTGGCCCCTCAGGACCAGGGCTTCCTCACTCTCACAGCAACCACAGCACAGTAGGACTCAACAAGTACACCTCTCTCAAAGCCGTGG CGGAGAGTGCATCTCACAGTTATTACAAGAGCTTCCCACTCATGGACTTTGCTCACTATCAGGCGCCCGCCTTTCAGCCAGCGCCAGCGCAGCCCAAAGAGAAGTCCTACATCCACCAGCACCTTCCATCTCCATCCAACCTCCATGCTCCCCTCTCCATCTCCATCCCCTCCAGTCATCTGGAACactcccacctcccaaagaCCACCACGCACCCGTTGCTCTCCAGCTCGGCCTTTAAAGCTTGGGAGCCGGTCGGTCGCCACGTCCAAAGGCAGAGCTCCGCCCCGGGGTCCGGGCCCACGCACGCCTCCCACTGGAGACACGGGTACTCCACCCGTCGGCAACAGAGCATCGAGAACATGCCAGATCTTTTTAGCCAGCCCTGTGGAGGGATGTACGCGGGAGGTGTTGGGGGCCACGGGATGCATTTTCACATGCAGCCGACCTATTACCAACAGGCAAATACCAGGAAAAAGAACTACGCCACACACAGTTCGACAGAGGTGACAGTCTGA
- the LOC133495871 gene encoding GTPase IMAP family member 4-like, with protein sequence MDCKCETSNTEDAVTGWWLSGSNAQLGAFTVVGYLLYRFSQTLPALIRWPIRLFCSLTGLSALWGWVSRIVGTLRVIQSLCKWLSRIWKFIKGLSSKLQWLLPIIRAITGSSEGTLENDIRLNLSSPLKVNLRLILVGPAGGGRTSVANTLLGFSAEQPEEPLTESTRRRAIADGRELTVVDTPDLLGASLGKTARAKEALRSVQLVGPGPHAVLLVMQAPRSSKGTTHQETVHVIQTVLDLFGDGIRGHIIPVLTHADLLGRRHTFERLLDTDAGGVKRLTSLCGQRPELLDTRPDRSPEEQSVTRRLLVGRVLELKGLRGHFVHELQRRDDDIREELLNVMTVALGRKLKCM encoded by the exons ATGGATTGCAAGTGTGAAACCAGCAACACTGAAGATGCAGTTACAG GCTGGTGGCTGAGCGGCAGCAATGCCCAGTTGGGAGCTTTCACCGTGGTGGGGTATCTTCTCTACAGATTCTCACAGA CCCTTCCTGCACTGATCCGATGGCCGATTCGTCTCTTCTGCTCTCTAACTG GTCTGTCAGCTCTTTGGGGGTGGGTGAGCCGCATCGTGGGGACCCTCCGAG TGATCCAGAGCCTGTGTAAATGGCTGTCTCGAATTTGGAAGTTTATCAAAG GACTTTCCTCCAAATTACAGTGGTTGCTTCCTATCATCAGAGCCATCACtg GATCAAGTGAAGGGACTTTGGAGAATGACATCAGACTGAACCTCTCCAGTCCCTTAAAAGTGAACCTCAGACTAATCCTCGTGGGCCCTGCCGGGGGAGGACGCACATCAGTGGCAAACACTTTGTTGGGCTTCAGTGCAGAACAACCAGAAGAACCTCTCACAGAGAGCACCAGAAGAAGGGCAATAGCGGATGGTAGAGAACTTACTGTAGTCGACACCCCGGATCTACTGGGTGCATCGCTTGGGAAGACAGCCAGAGCCAAAGAAGCCCTGAGGAGCGTCCAGCTTGTGGGCCCCGGTCCTCACGCCGTCCTGCTGGTGATGCAGGCGCCACGCTCCAGCAAGGGAACAACACACCAGGAGACTGTGCACGTCATCCAAACTGTACTGGACCTGTTTGGAGATGGCATCCGGGGTCACATTATCCCAGTGCTCACGCACGCCGACCTTCTGGGTCGACGGCACACTTTTGAGCGGCTGCTGGATACGGACGCCGGCGGTGTGAAAAGACTGACGTCTCTGTGCGGTCAGAGGCCTGAGTTGCTGGACACCAGGCCGGATCGCTCCCCAGAGGAGCAGAGCGTGACGCGCAGGCTGCTGGTGGGCCGGGTCCTAGAACTGAAGGGGCTCAGGGGACATTTCGTCCACGAGCTGCAGAGGAGGGATGACGACATTAGAGAAGAGCTTCTTAATGTCATGACCGTTGCACTTGGCAGAAAACTGAAATGTATGTAG
- the xrcc6 gene encoding X-ray repair cross-complementing protein 6 isoform X1: MAQWNAYFRNEDDDGAQEEGEQPEDYKTTGRDCLIFLVDASKEMFIKGEDGELSNFDMSMQVVRNVYTRKIISSPGDLVALVFYGTKQSKDPTKSFKHVYVYHSLSELGAKRVQQVDALRGEKGALLAAETMGSDETSLCDALWCCANLYRDCKLRLGHKTLLIFTCRDQPHGGDSTKDRQARTQASDLRETGVVIELMHLKKAGGFDVSLFFRDVVTPPEDESDLGLQIEPCEKLEDLQKRVRAKELRKRTIARLNLCLGEGVSVAVGMYSIAVTARKPNAIRLYRESNEPVRSKTRTFHTQTGSLLLPSEIKKAQVYGNKQIVMEREEVDAIKKFDDPGLFLIGFKAMENLKVHHHIRPAVFLYPEEGEVKGSSCLFSALLTKCIERNVFALCRCISRRNYPPRFVALVPQKEELDERKVQTTPPGFNVIFLPFADDLRNLDPPQTLCASQTQVDKMREIVHKLRFKYRSEAFENPVLQQHYRNLEALALDMMAPDDTEDLIMPKVDQIDRRLGPLVQDFKDLVYPADYNPDTKPGAKRKAADAGSTAEKKPKVEVSEDEVRAHILKGTLGKMTVPVLKEACKQFGIRTTGTKKQELMDALINQLAT; encoded by the exons ATGGCACAGTGGAACGCCTACTTCCGCAATGAGGATGACGATGGCGCACAGGAGGAGGGAGAGCAACCAGAAG aTTACAAAACCACTGGGAGAGACTGTTTAATTTTCTTGGTGGATGCGTCAAAGGAAATGTTCATCAAAGGAGAGGATGGAGAGCTGTCAAATTTTGACATGAGCATGCAA GTGGTACGCAACGTGTACACCAGGAAGATCATAAGCAGTCCCGGAGACCTTGTAGCATTGGTTTTCTATGGCACCAAGCAGAGCAAAGACCCTACCAAGTCTTTCAAGCATGTCTATGTGTACCACAGCCTGAGTGAACTTG GTGCAAAGCGAGTGCAACAAGTCGACGCACTACGTGGAGAAAAGGGTGCGCTGTTGGCAGCAGAGACCATGGGCAGTGACGAAACGTCATTGTGCGACGCACTGTGGTGTTGTGCCAATCTGTACCGGGACTGCAAGCTACGCCTAGGGCACAAAACCCTCCTCATCTTTACCTGCAGGGATCAACCCCACGGGGGAGACAGTACTAAAGATCGACAGGCTCGCACACAAGCCAGTGACCTCAGAGAGACTG gtgtTGTCATAGAACTAATGCACCTGAAGAAAGCAGGTGGCTTCGACGTCTCCCTCTTCTTCCGTGATGTCGTAACACCACCAGAGGATGAGAGTGACCTGGGCCTGCAGATTGAGCCTTGTGAAAAACTGGAAGATCTCCAGAAGAGAGTGCGGGCCAAGGAGCTGAGAAAGAGAACGATTGCCCG GCTCAATCTGTGTCTCGGTGAGGGCGTAAGTGTCGCCGTCGGAATGTACTCCATCGCAGTGACAGCTCGGAAACCAAACGCCATCAGGCTGTACAGGGAAAGCAACGAGCCGGTCCGGAGCAAAACTCGCACCTTCCATACTCAAACAGGAAGCCTGCTGTTGCCCAGTGAGATAAAGAAAGCCCAG GTGTATGGTAATAAGCAAATAGTGATGGAGAGAGAAGAGGTGGACGCCATCAAGAAGTTTGACGATCCCGGTTTGTTTTTAATCGGATTCAAAGCGATGGAAAATCTCAAAGTGCACCACCATATTCGTCCCGCTGTCTTCCTCTATCCTGAGGAGGGCGAAGTCAAAG GAAGCTCCTGTCTGTTCTCAGCACTCTTGACAAAGTGCATCGAGAGGAACGTCTTTGCTCTGTGTCGCTGCATTTCCCGAAGAAATTATCCGCCTCGATTTGTCGCCTTGGTGCCTCAGAAAGAGGAGCTGGACGAGAGGAAGGTCCAGACGACGCCACCAG GTTTCAATGTCATCTTCCTCCCGTTTGCTGATGATTTGCGGAATCTGGATCCCCCACAGACTCTGTGTGCTTCCCAAACGCAGGTGGACAAGATGAGGGAGATTGTACATAAGCTCCGCTTCAAGTACAG GAGCGAGGCATTTGAGAATCCTGTCCTGCAGCAACACTACAGGAACTTGGAGGCCTTGGCTTTGGATATGATGGCTCCAGACGACACAGAAGACCTCATCA TGCCAAAAGTGGACCAGATTGACCGCCGTCTGGGGCCTCTGGTCCAGGACTTTAAAGATCTTGTCTATCCTGCAGACTATAACCCGGACACCAAACCTGGAGCCAAACGTAAAGCGG CAGATGCTGGCAGTACAGCAGAGAAGAAGCCCAAAGTGGAGGTTTCGGAAGATGAAGTGAGAGCCCACATACTCAAAGGAACTCTGGGAAAGATGACTGTGCCAGTGCTCAAGGAGGCCTGCAAGCAGTTTGGCATTCGGACCACTGGCACCAAGAAGCAAGAGCTGATGGATGCTCTGATTAACCAACTGGCCACATGA